DNA from uncultured Fusobacterium sp.:
AATAATCAACAGGATTATTATGGCAATATTATCTCAAAAGTTGAAAAAGAACTAATTCGTCAAGTTCTAGAAATAACTAATGGTAAAAAAGTAGAAACTGCTGAAATTCTTGGAATTACAAGAAATACCCTTAGAACAAAAATGAGCAATTATGGTTTGGAGTAAAATAAAATGCATATAACATTATATAGAAAATATAGACCTAAAAATTTTGAAGAAGTAGCAGGTCAAAAAGAGATAGTAAAAACTATAAAAACTTCTTTAAGAAATGGAAAAACTTCTCATGCATATCTTTTTACAGGGCCAAGAGGAGTAGGAAAAACTACCTTAGCTAGATTAATTGCTAAGGGAGTTAATTGCCTTAAAAATGGAGTTACTGATGAGCCTTGTAATGAGTGTGAAAACTGTTTAGCTATTAATAATGGAACTTTTATGGATTTAATTGAAATTGACGCTGCTTCAAATAGAGGTATTGATGAAATTAGACAATTAAAAGAAAAAATTAATTACCAACCTGTTAAGGGTAGAAAAAAAATATATATAATTGATGAAGTTCATATGTTAACTAAGGAAGCTTTTAATGCTCTTTTAAAAACTCTTGAAGAACCACCTGAACATGTTATCTTTATATTAGCTACAACAGAAGCTGATAAAATTTTACCTACAATTATATCAAGATGTCAAAGATATGATTTTAAAACTCTTTCTCTTAATGAGATGAAAGAGCAACTTCATTTTATATGTAAAAATGAAGGAGTAGAAATAAGTGATGAAGTTGGAGAGTTAATTTATGAAAGCTCTGGTGGAAGTGTTAGAGATGCTGTTTCTATTTTAGAAAGAATTATGATTACTTGTTTAGGAGAAGAGATTACATTAGAAAAAGTAGAATCTATATTAGGAGTAACCTCTGTTAAAAAAATGGAGGAATTTTTATCTGAATTAAAAAATAAAAATTATAGTAACTTAGTTAAAATTTTAGATCAGTTTTGGAATGAATCAATTGATATAGAACTATTTTTTAAAGATCTAGCTAAGTATTGTAAATCTCTTATAACTAAAGGCGAACTAGATATTGAAAAAGGAATCTCAATTATTGGATCCATTTTTGATTCATTAAATAAATTTAAATATGAAGAGGATAAAAGATTAGTTGGTTATGTAATTATAGATTCCCTTTTAAAAAGAACTTCAACTCCTAAAGAAATAGTTATAGAAAAAGAAGAAGTAATTACTCCTAAAGTAATTGAACTTCCTAAAGCAGAAAAAAATAGTTCATTAGATGTAACCCTTGAATATGTTTCTAGTAAATGGAATGAAATTGTAAAAGAAGCTAAAAAAGAAAAGATTACTTTAGGTGCTTTTCTTATTACTGCTAAGCCTTATAAATTAGAAGAAAATACCTTATATATAGGATTTAATAGTGAAAGTAGTTTCTGTAAAGAACAGATGGAAAATCCAATATATAATGATGTACTTTTAGAAGTTGTGAAAAGGTATGTAAATCCAAATATTAAAATTAAATATATCACTTTAGGAAAAAGAAAAGAAGTAGAAAAAGATGATAAGGATTTCACTAAAAAAATTGTAGATTTCTTTGGTGGAGAAATTATGGTATAATATAAGGAGGAAAAATGCTTATACTAAGTAGTAGTTTAACAATAGTTCTTCTTTTCCTTCTTTCTCTTCTTATGCCTGTGATGAGTTTTACTCTTCCCATTTATAAGATAAAAAAGATGAAGAACTTTTCAAATAAAGAAAAAATAATAATAAATGTATTAGTTATGGGAATAATTTCTTTAATAAATCCTTTGTTATTATTCTTTTATATAGGATTTTTCTTAATAATTGAATTTTTCTATCAATTATTTAATATCAAATTTTATCAAGTTAAAAAATTTGATAGAATAGTTATTATTTCAATTATAGTAACTTTATTTATGGGATTACTTTTATTTTTAATAAAAGATGAAATAAATAACAACATAAATTTACTTATGGAGGTTTATGAAAAAAATCTTCATTTAAATAAAGCAGAGAGTTTAGAAATATTCAATGGAATTAAAGATAGTTTTCTTTATTATATTTTTATATATTCAATTCTCAATATCTTTATGATGTATATATCTTTAGATTTAGATGATTATTCTAATTGGAAAATTTCATTTGAATGGTTGCTTATATATATAATTGGATATTTTTTAATTCATCTATTTAAAATAGATAATTTTTATATTAATAATATATTTGATATTGGTGAATCTATCTTTATATTTTTTGGAATAAAAACTTTTTATTCTATATTATCTAGCAAAATAAAATATAAAGGTATTAATAATATGCTCGCTGTTATGATAGCACTTTTATTTCCTTTTGGAACTTTTATTTTAGGAGTTCTAGGAGGATTTGGAATAGATAAATATATAAAATCAAATTAATTGGAGGACAAAAATGGCAAAAATACAAGTTATACTAACTCAAGATGTAGCAGGACAAGGAAGAAAAGGAGATATAGTATCTGTTTCTGATGGATATGCACACAATTTCTTAATAAAAAATAATAAAGGAATTATTGCAACTCCAGAAGAACTAAAAAAAATAGAAAATAGAAAGAAAAAAGAAGAGAAAAAACAACAAGAAGAAAAAATTAAATCTGAAGAATTAAAAAAAGTTATTGAAGCTAAAAAAGTAGAAATTGCTGTTAAAACTGGTGAAAATGGAAAACTATTTGGAGCTATTACTAACAAAGAGGTTTCTGCTGCTTTAGAGCAAACTTTTGGAATAAAAATAGATAGAAAAAAAATAGATTGTAATATTAAAAGCTTAGGTGAACACACTGCTGTTATTAAACTTCATAGTGAAGTTAAGGCTGAGGTAAAAATTATTGCTAAAGCTCAATAGAATTGAGGAGAAAAAATGTTAGACATAGAGAATTTAAAAAAAGTTCCTAGTAGCATTGAAGCTGAAAAATCCGTTTTAGGAGGAATTTTTTTAAAACCAGATATATTTGGTGATATAATAGAAATTTTATCCCCTAACGATTTTTATAAAAATGGTCATAAACTTATTTATGAAGCTATGAGGGATATTTATAATACTGGAACTGGAATAGATCCTATTGTTGTAGTAAATAAACTTAAAAAAAATGAAAAGTTTGATGAAATTGTAGGAGAAGAATTACTTTATGAGATAATCTCTGATGTTCCTACTGCAGCTAATATAATTGAATATGCTAAAATTGTAAAAGAAAAATCTACTTTAAGAAAACTTGGAGAAGTTGGTACAAAAATTGTAGAACTTGCCTATGAAGGTTATGAAGAAGTTGATACTATTTTGGATAAAGCTGAAGGAATGATTTTCAAAATTTCAGAAAATGTAGATTCTAAAGATTTAGTTAGCTTAAAAGATGTTATTGCCCAAGAATTTATTAGACTTGAAAAAGTTTATCAAAATAAAGGGGTAGCTACTGGTATCTCTTCTGGTTTTTCAGATTTTGATCAAATGACAAGTGGTTTTCATCCATCAGATTTAATAATTTTAGCTGCTAGACCAGCTATGGGAAAGACTGCTTTTGCTCTTAACTTAGCTCTTAATGCTGCTATGAAAAGTAATAAGGGAGTTCTATTATTCAGTTTGGAAATGTCTAGTTCACAACTTCTACAAAGATTATTATCTATTGAATCTGGAATTGGACTTCAAAAAATAAGAAATGGTTTTCTTGATCCAGATGACTGGGGAAAATTAGGACTTGCTAGTATGAAACTTTCTAATTCTGAAATTAATATTGCTGACCTTCCAAATGTTAATGTTTTGGAAATTAGAGCAATTGCCAGAAGATTAAAAGCTGCTGGCAAACTTGATATGATTGTTATTGACTACCTACAATTAATCAAAGGAAATGGTGGAAGAAATGACAATAGACAACAAGAGATTTCAGAGATTTCAAGGGCTCTAAAGGGAATTGCTAGAGAACTAGATATTCCTATAATTGCTCTTTCGCAATTATCCAGAGCTACTGAACAAAGAGCAGATAGAAGACCTATGCTATCAGATTTAAGAGAATCTGGAGCTATTGAGCAAGATGCTGATATGGTAATGTTTTTATATAGAGATGATTATTATAATGAAGAATCTGAAGACAAAGGTTTAACAGAAGTTATTATTGGAAAACAAAGAAATGGTCCTGTAGGAACTATTAAATTGAGATTCTTTCATGAATATACTAAATTTGAAAACTTTACTTCTAAAGTTGAATAGGAGAGGAATGAATAAAATGAAAAAAGTTGAATTATTAGCTCCAGTAGGTAACATGGAGAAATTTAAAATGGCTCTACACTATGGAGCTGATGCAGTATTTTTAGGTGGAAAAATGTTTAACTTAAGAGCTGGAAGTAATAACCTTTCAGATGAAGAGTTAGAATATGCTGTAAACTATGCACATGAAAGAGGAAAAAAAGTATATGTTACTCTTAATGTAATCCCACACAATGAAGAATTAGAACTTCTTCCTGACTATGTAAAATTTTTAGATAAAATTGGAGTAGATGGAGTTATAGTTGCAGACCTTGGAGTATTCCAAATAGTTAAAGAAAATTCAAATCTTTCTATAAGTGTAAGTACACAAGCTAGTAACACTAACTGGCGTTCTGTTAAAATGTGGAAAGATTTAGGAGCTAGAAGAGTAGTTTTAGCAAGAGAGATATCTTTAGATAACATTGCTGAAATTAGAGCTAAAGTTCCTGATATTGAGTTAGAAGTTTTCGTACATGGAGCTATGTGTATGGCTATTTCTGGTAGATGTCTATTAAGTAACTATATGACTGGTAGAGATGCAAATAGAGGAGATTGTGCTCAAGCTTGTAGATGGAAATATAATCTTGTTGAAGAAACTAGACCAGGAGAATTTATGCCTGTATATGAAGATGAACATGGAACATATATTTTCAACTCAAGAGATCTATGTACAATTGAAATTATAGATAAAATTTTAGATTTAGGTGTTGACTCTTTAAAAATAGAGGGAAGAATGAAAGGAATATACTATGTTGCTAATGCTGTAAAAGTTTATAGAGATGCAATAGATAGTTATTATTCTGGAAACTATCAATATAATCCTAAATGGTTAGAGGAGCTAGAATCTACTTCTAATAGATCTTATACAAAAGGGTTCTATCTAGGAAGACCTGGTGTTGAATCTCAAAACTATAATGATAGAAATTCATATAGTCAAACACATCAATTAGTTGCTAAAGTTGAGAAAAAATTACCAAATAATGAATATATCCTTGCTATTAGAAATAGATTATTAGTAGGAGAAAAATTAGAGGTAGTTAGTCCTGGAATAAATGTTAGAGAGATAACTCTTCCTACTATGATACTTATGAATAAAGACAAAGAAGTAGGAGAGGTAGAAGCTGCTAATCCAAACTCATTTGTTAAAATAAAATTAGATGAAGAGTTAAACGAACTAGATATGTTAAGAAAAAAAATCTAAGGATTTAGGAGGATAATTATGAAAAAGTTTTTACTTATTGGAATACTTATTTTAAGTTCTTTATCTTTAGCTGCTCAAATGAATATTCCAGAAAATGTAGAAAAAAATATCAATAAATCAGCTAGAAGTTTTGATGGTTCTCAGAGAGTGAACTATATAAATTGGCAAAAAAGATCTTACTTAAGAATGGAAGAGATTGGAAAAGAATCTGGTATTCCTGAAGAAGAATTTATAAGAATAAAAGATAAACTTCATAGAATGTATGGTAGTAACTACGCAAAACAACTTCAAGTTCTATCAGATGAGATAAATGATTATAAAGAGATAGTTAGAAGAGTTCAAGAAACAACTACTCAAGGAACCGCGGTAGTTGTTGATAAAGAGGTAAACCAAAAAGCTAAAGAGGAAATTACAAAAACTCTAAATGCTACAAAAATCCCTAAAGAGATTTTAGAAATATATCAAAGTTCTGCTGAAGAGTTATTCCCTAATAATTATCCTAAGCAAAAACAATATCTTGATATTTGTGTAAGAGATTATTATAAAATATTAAATATTATTAGAAAATAAAAATTAATTTCATTTAAATTAAAGAGGATGTTACAATTTAAAAATTTGTAATAGCCTCTTTTTATTATACTGTCATAAATTTTTAGTAAAAATATTATAAAAATTTAAAAAAAATATTGACTTTTTTGTCAATGTAAAGTATATTAAATTGTTAAAAAAAATATTTTAAATTAAAGGAGTTGATAGGTGAGAAATGAAAAAGAGACAAGTATCCCTTTCTTGTGCATTGTTACCAATAATTTTTTTGGTTGCAATACTTTTTTATTCAGTACAGATAGCTAAACTAGAAGTACATATTCCAATATTTATTTCTGCTATATTTGCAGGTTTTGTAGCTTTAATATGTAAATATGCCACTTGGGACGAATTAGAAGATGGAGTAGTAGAAACGATAAAAATGTCCATGAGGGCCATTCTTATTCTTATGATAATCGGAATGGTTATTGGAAGCTGGATTCTATCTGGAATAGTTCCATCTATGATATACTATGGCTTAAAAATTATTAATCCATTAGTATTTTTACCAGTTACAGTTATAATATGTTCAATTGTATCTCTTTCAACGGGAAGTTCATGGAGTACAGCTTCTACTGTTGGAATTGCTTTAGTAGGTATAGGAGAGGGATTAGGATTACCAAGACCTATAATAGCAGGAGCAATAATATCTGGAGCATATTTTGGAGATAAACTTTCTCCTATGTCAGATACTACAACACTAGCACCAGCTATGGCAGGAGCCACATTATTTGATCATATTAAACACATGCTTTACTCAACAGTACCAGCATATATATTTACTTTAATTGGATTTATTATATTGGGAATAAAACACAGTTCAGGTGGAGAGGTAGATACTGCTCAAGTTAATGAGATATTAAATGCTTTATCTAATTCATTTAATATCAGTCCATTTC
Protein-coding regions in this window:
- the dnaX gene encoding DNA polymerase III subunit gamma/tau, producing the protein MHITLYRKYRPKNFEEVAGQKEIVKTIKTSLRNGKTSHAYLFTGPRGVGKTTLARLIAKGVNCLKNGVTDEPCNECENCLAINNGTFMDLIEIDAASNRGIDEIRQLKEKINYQPVKGRKKIYIIDEVHMLTKEAFNALLKTLEEPPEHVIFILATTEADKILPTIISRCQRYDFKTLSLNEMKEQLHFICKNEGVEISDEVGELIYESSGGSVRDAVSILERIMITCLGEEITLEKVESILGVTSVKKMEEFLSELKNKNYSNLVKILDQFWNESIDIELFFKDLAKYCKSLITKGELDIEKGISIIGSIFDSLNKFKYEEDKRLVGYVIIDSLLKRTSTPKEIVIEKEEVITPKVIELPKAEKNSSLDVTLEYVSSKWNEIVKEAKKEKITLGAFLITAKPYKLEENTLYIGFNSESSFCKEQMENPIYNDVLLEVVKRYVNPNIKIKYITLGKRKEVEKDDKDFTKKIVDFFGGEIMV
- the rplI gene encoding 50S ribosomal protein L9, which produces MAKIQVILTQDVAGQGRKGDIVSVSDGYAHNFLIKNNKGIIATPEELKKIENRKKKEEKKQQEEKIKSEELKKVIEAKKVEIAVKTGENGKLFGAITNKEVSAALEQTFGIKIDRKKIDCNIKSLGEHTAVIKLHSEVKAEVKIIAKAQ
- the dnaB gene encoding replicative DNA helicase; translated protein: MLDIENLKKVPSSIEAEKSVLGGIFLKPDIFGDIIEILSPNDFYKNGHKLIYEAMRDIYNTGTGIDPIVVVNKLKKNEKFDEIVGEELLYEIISDVPTAANIIEYAKIVKEKSTLRKLGEVGTKIVELAYEGYEEVDTILDKAEGMIFKISENVDSKDLVSLKDVIAQEFIRLEKVYQNKGVATGISSGFSDFDQMTSGFHPSDLIILAARPAMGKTAFALNLALNAAMKSNKGVLLFSLEMSSSQLLQRLLSIESGIGLQKIRNGFLDPDDWGKLGLASMKLSNSEINIADLPNVNVLEIRAIARRLKAAGKLDMIVIDYLQLIKGNGGRNDNRQQEISEISRALKGIARELDIPIIALSQLSRATEQRADRRPMLSDLRESGAIEQDADMVMFLYRDDYYNEESEDKGLTEVIIGKQRNGPVGTIKLRFFHEYTKFENFTSKVE
- a CDS encoding U32 family peptidase, which encodes MKKVELLAPVGNMEKFKMALHYGADAVFLGGKMFNLRAGSNNLSDEELEYAVNYAHERGKKVYVTLNVIPHNEELELLPDYVKFLDKIGVDGVIVADLGVFQIVKENSNLSISVSTQASNTNWRSVKMWKDLGARRVVLAREISLDNIAEIRAKVPDIELEVFVHGAMCMAISGRCLLSNYMTGRDANRGDCAQACRWKYNLVEETRPGEFMPVYEDEHGTYIFNSRDLCTIEIIDKILDLGVDSLKIEGRMKGIYYVANAVKVYRDAIDSYYSGNYQYNPKWLEELESTSNRSYTKGFYLGRPGVESQNYNDRNSYSQTHQLVAKVEKKLPNNEYILAIRNRLLVGEKLEVVSPGINVREITLPTMILMNKDKEVGEVEAANPNSFVKIKLDEELNELDMLRKKI
- the nhaC gene encoding Na+/H+ antiporter NhaC codes for the protein MKKRQVSLSCALLPIIFLVAILFYSVQIAKLEVHIPIFISAIFAGFVALICKYATWDELEDGVVETIKMSMRAILILMIIGMVIGSWILSGIVPSMIYYGLKIINPLVFLPVTVIICSIVSLSTGSSWSTASTVGIALVGIGEGLGLPRPIIAGAIISGAYFGDKLSPMSDTTTLAPAMAGATLFDHIKHMLYSTVPAYIFTLIGFIILGIKHSSGGEVDTAQVNEILNALSNSFNISPFLLLIPVFVIGMVVMKVPAIPGLFVGSLIGGAAAILFQGASLKEALYSLHYGFSGSTGNAMVDELLNRGGMNSMMWTVSIILCAMTFGGIMEKSGMLGRIAQEILKFANTTGKLILATLLTPMFINSVAGDQYLSIVIPGRMFKESYEKRGLAPKNLSRALEDSGTMTSALIPWNTCGAFMMGALGVGAWVYVPYCLFNLISPVISAFYGFTGITIEKLKK